The Gopherus flavomarginatus isolate rGopFla2 chromosome 18, rGopFla2.mat.asm, whole genome shotgun sequence genome segment TTGTTACAGACCAGGGGTCCAATTTCATGtctgccctgctccagtgcttgtgggagaaatgtggggtccagcacaccTGGGGCCTCTGTATATCACCTTCAATCCAATGTGGTGGTGGAGAAGTTTAATGGGACTTTGAAGATGATGCTGAGGACGTTTATGGACCAGCACCCACAGATCTGGGACAAGTACCTAccccacctgctgtttgcgtaccgggaagtgccccaggaatccacagggttctcccCTTTAGAACTGCTgtatgggaggagagggagggtacCCCTAGACTTGATGAGGGAcgagagggaggggaaggcctccccTGATGGAGAACTGGTGGTGCAGAATGTCCTATCTTTCTAGGGAAAGGTTCACTGAGCTGATGAGTCTGGCCATGAAGAATTTAGCCAGGGCCCAAGCGAAAcaaggtctggtatgaccacaGAGCATGTGTCCCTTCCTATGGCACCAGGTACCAGGGGATGGTTTTCATCCCAGTGCAGAAGAATAAGCTCCAGGCTGCCTGGATTGGGCACTTTAAGCTCATCAAGCAGCTGAGGGAGGTGAAGTATGTGGTGGAACTGTCCAACCGGGCTAAGAGATGCCAGTGTACTAGGTCTACCTGATGAAGCCGTACTTTGACGGGGAGAGGTTGGTaatggctgtgtgtgggcagtggGAGAAAGAGGATGATTCCCTGATAGATCTCTTCCCTGGGAAAAGAGCCAGCCTCCCTCCTGGAGTCAATTCCTCTCTCTGACCAGCTAACCCGGGACTAGCAGGCAGAGAGGAGAGTGGTGCTGTGTTCTTACCAGCCGCTGTTCTCTAACAGACCTGGGCTCACTAACCTAGCTGTCCACTGGGTCGAGACAGGAGCTAAACCTCCCATCGGGTGTtctcccattcagagtcactgggaacacagcccaggccctggagagagaggtcaaggacatgctggcccTCGGTGTGATCCAGCATCCaccagcccatgggcctcacctgtAGTGAGGACGGATCGATCAGATTCTGCATGGACTATCAGAATCTTAATGCCACCAGCATGTCTCATGCCTACTCTATGCTCAGGACTGACGAGATTCCAGACAAATTAGGGAGCACTACCTCATTACTATGGATCTCACCAAGGGCTATTGGCAGGTGCCTTTGGACCCAGATCCCAGGCTGAAATCTGCTCTCATCACCCCTATAGGACTCTCTGAGATCTTGGTCTTACCTTTCAGCTTCAAGGAGGCGCCtcccaccttccagcgcctggtggattcATTACTGAGAGGGAtggccacaaggtggggagcgACCGTATAAGGCCAGAACCGGCCAAGGTGGAAGCGATCAGAGATTGGCCCACTCCCCAAACCAAGAAACAGGCCCAGGCctttactgggatggtggagtGCTGCCAGAGGTTTGTACTCCACTTTAGCTCCCATCACTAAACTGTGTAAAAAAGGAGAAGCCTGACCAGGTGGTCTGGACCAAGCAGTGCCGGGGGGGGCCTCTATTCACTGAAGGGAGCTCTAAGCCACGGTCCTAGTAAATCCAGACTTTGGCAAGCCCTTCCTGGTGGCTACATCAAATGAAAAGGGCTAATGCCAAGCTTCTGAGCTGGAGTCTGATCCTCTAAGCTTATGATTAGGAAATGATTCATGTTAGCGGGAGCACATGCTTTGTCACAGAAAGAGGcacctgaacttccccaggtcaccagCTAAAGTGACCCCAGTCAGTTCAGTCCCAAAGGGAAAGAGATgggacaaagtgggaatttttcgTAATGTTTGTATGAATAGTGTGTGTCCTATGTGCTGCATAGTTAACTGGGTCGAGGGGAAAGGGTGTTTATTCTTTGCAAAGACACAGAGATCCAGGTGTGACTGTCGCTTACCTGTCTGGGGCCAGGGACCAGACAATGGCCTGGACATCTGGTATCTAGCAGCTAAAGaccagggggacccaggccctctgTAGGAAGCCAGATGTTatgagctgctggaggactaaggaagaTGACCATGGTGATGTTTGTCGGGGAACAAGAACAAAGGAGAGGCGCAGGGccgtgtgtgtatgtgcgcgTGCGCTGCTGGGAGCAGGTCAGGACTTCTGGACTGACTAAATTTTTCTAGTATCTTTCTAATATTTTAGGCTTAGTTTGAGGTTTTGTTCATTTACTAGGTAATCCGATTTGatttgtttgctatcacttatcacttacaatctatctttttgtagttaataaacttgcttttgctttatctaaaccagtgtacCTTTGAGTGAAATGTCTAGGGAacaatctcagcttggttaacacAAGCGTATTGTGCATATCCTTCCCACATTGAGGTGAGGGCAAACTTTATGACCTTACATTGTACAGATCCCTGTGCAATGCAAGATGGTGCAATTTGGGGTTTATACTCCAGcaagggtgcaggggggaggagctgggaaacTGGCTGTTGCTCCTGCCTGTCTTTGAGTAAGGCACTCAGGTCTctcagtttgggtgtgtggtgCCACCTGCTGTCATGTTGGTTGCCACAAGGCCTGAAGAGGCTGTGAGTCACCAACAGAGCAGTGCAGGAAAGGCCGGCCAAGCTGAGATGTTAAAGGGGTCCAATGGTTCCCATGGCTCCCATACTGACAACGCGTCACGATGGAGTTGCCTGGttagcaggggggcagggctcctTGAGGCCACGCACCTTTAAATGGATCGATCCCCAGCTGCAGCTTCTTCTCTATGGCTGCCTCAATCTCCTTCTTCTTCACACACTGGATACCAAGGTTGTTAAAACTGCCAGGAACCAAAGGGGAGACGTGTTGGAGACGCGGCAggcaaggctggggctggggtcatggtCGGCCACCATGGACCAGCCAAGGCTTTGCCAGGTGTCACACGAGAGgaaccccagctctgcacaggaaGTGCCACCACCTAGGACCACAGCTCAGGGAGGGCCTGGGCATCACCCCCCTTTCAGCCAAAGCAACCCTTCCATCAGGGTCAGGAGATTGGAAGGACACTGCTTATCTTAGGCTCTCACTTATGGTGCCCAGAGCCTGCCAGGGAGTGGCCTGCACCTTAACAGAGACTTGTGGATATCTGTTGTCGTGTCctcccgctccccctcccccccacacacaccttcctGGGTATGAGAAATGGAATATAGGACTTCTGTTGGGGGGGTTGTAATAAATCAGCCCCAAGGAGGGGTATTACTGAGCGAGAAAAGCCTGAAGTGAAGCTACTGGATTacctgagaggggaaactgaggcaggtgcacTTGTGCCATGGCCTGCCacaagagggtgctctgggtgTGGCTGCCCTAGGACAAGGCCGCTCTTGTCCCAGAATCAGGGCATCCACGTCAGGGAGGGACACGCCTGCATGGCAGTGACAATGGTGCTCACAGTGTTCTCTTGGGCACACGGCTCACTGAGATCTGAGCAGTCCTCATGCGGATTCTCTGGCATCAGGTCAGGGCACCTCACTTTGCCTTAGCTTGAACAGATGTCTAATTAACTTCATCTGAAGTGAAGGAAGTCCCcctcgacacacacacacacagctccggGGCAGTTTGctagagcaggagttctcaacctttttctttctgaggccccactccaacatgctataaaaatcccatggcccatctgtgccacaagaactggttttctgcatagaaAAGTCAGAACCGGCATTAGGGGATACAAGCAGCACAACTGCCGAGGGCCCCATGCCGCAGAGGCCCTTACGAAGCCACACTGCTGAAGATTCAGCTTCTGCCCCGGTAGTGGggttcagggccccaggcttcagccacaagctctgttctatgctgtgttcctgtcGATAATAAACTGTTTTATAAtgctggttgagagtcactgctgactgtggagtgggggtgcaggaccctctggcttccccaggggtcCCGTCCAGGTGGACTCACCAAAGGGAAGTGTACGGTGTGAACCGGGATGCTGAATGGTCCAAGGTCAGACCAGGAAGGCTGTAACTGAAGAGGCTCCTTGCCCTGGACAGCGGCTACCCAGAGTCCTGTCTGACTTTATACAGAGCAGAGCCAGAGCACCAGACCCGTGACTCTGCCacagatggacctttgatctgacccagtatggctgttcttagtaCTGGAGAGGTTTGGAGCAGCTCAACTGATGTGGCCTGAGATATCCCACTCTGCCCCAAAGGGGACACTGGGTGCTGATcacatggtgggggagggggagcactcTGGGTAACCACCACCCTGAAACTACCTGTGCGTGAGCTCCTCAAAATCCTTCAGCCTCGCAGAGAGGGCGAGGGGGAGCGCAGTGCCCAGTTGTGAGCAGCAGGCCCTGTCTCCACGTGAGCTCTGTTAGCGCCAGCTCACAGCCTGGTCTCGGTCATGTGTGGAGAGGAGCTACCACACCTGCTCCCCTGAAGCTGCACTGCATGTGGGGCCACGGCAGCCCCCTCCCCGGAGACAGCCCTGGAGTCCCTGTGCTGAGCAGGGAACTGGTACCTGTGTTTGGGGTTGGCCTGGGGCCTCAGGGTGACCTCGCAGAGCCCGTTGTTGCAGTCTTTCCCCACAAGACTGTGAGGGTGGATGCGGTAGGGCCAGTCCTTCCACACCAGGCACGCAATCACCTTCACCTCAGGGATCTTctggcaattcagcagctggggaaagTGCAAGAGATCAGAGCCAAGGCCACAATGGGAGTCCCCCGTTACGCCAAGGGGGTGAGAGACCAGACTCTGGGTTCCATGTGTAATTAACCTGCCCAGTAAATTGCCTGCCCCCCTCCACAGGGGGCAGAGCTCAAGGCACGGCTGCTCCTTTCAGCGGCTTAGAGGCTGCAAGCGACCCTGCGCCCGCTGGGCTGCCCAGCACCATTTTCCAGCCAGGGATCCTGACTGCCACAGCATGAAATGGCAACAAAACCCACAGAGATCATCCGAGGGCAGGCCTGATCACTGAGAGTGAAGGATCTCGgatcaccaccaccagcagcggtGCTAGGTTGGCCAGGACTGTGCAGAGAGAGGCGAGGTTTGGCAGTCACAGGGCCCTTCCAAGCCCACAGGTGCCAGCACTGCTGCCGGGGCTGTGACTGCAGCATGGGCACTCAGCAGGAGCAGCCAGGGCCCTTGGTATCCTTCCCCCAATCTCGGTGGGGCGCCAAGAACCAGGAAGAGAGCAAGGGGAGTGGGGCAAGTCCCCGGCCCCTGCCTCTCCTGTGAGGGGGGCACTAATGGACAGGCAGAGGAACAGTCGCCCCCACCACGAGGCACAGGCAGTCAAGGCTGcccctggccttcccccagcccctttccctgctgtgaggAGACtagcccctgctcctccctcacACTCACCTCGATGGCTGGCAGGGTCTTGCTGGCCTCCGTGCTGCTCTCGCCCAGGATGCTGCCAGCTGACCTGCCTTCGCACTCATAGCGAAAACGCATCCCCCGCTGCTTCGGCTGTTCAGTGATCACTAGCGTGGGAGGCTCCAGCATGTCTTCCAACTGCTCCTTTGGTGAGCGTATGGGCGAAGCCCAGTGGGGCCGGCTGGCAGGGGGTGGAGTCGTCCCCCTGGGTACCAGTCTGGGTGTCAGCTGCAGGCTACTGAGGCTCTGTGAGAGCAGGGGACGTTGAGAGTCCGGTAGCAGGACACGAGCCGCGGCGGGATGGGAGCTGCCAAAGGAGGCCAAGCCGCCTTGCAGTGGGCTAGGTCCTGTCGgctccattagcctcagcatcccAGTGGGCACGGCTGGGTTTGAGCCCCTGGGCACCAGCTTGGCTGTGCCCTTGGGAGATGACTTGGAGAGAAAGGGCGGGGCTTGTGGCTGAAATCCATCCTCCTTTATTAACTCTTCGATGATTTCTGCAGGATGGGGACAGAACCAGAGAGTGAGACAGGAGAACGGGCTGGAGGAGAGCCATGATGGGCCAACCTCCATCCTCACTACTGCCCTAGCAAGACCCAGGGAAAGGGCAGGCCTAAACTGATATTCTTCTGAATGTCCTGCCTCCATGTGCAAACACAGGAACAGGGACCCTCCGAGAGGAGCCATGTACCACCGCAGGGCCACCACTGCGCCAGCCCCAGCAAACAAGGCAGCAGATCCCCAGGCAAGGGCTGGAGGGTTCAGAGCTTTGTACTGCGCTGACTCTGGTGCGTGCACAAGTGAGTGGACATACACAGGAGATACCAAAAAGCAATGAGCTTGATTTGTCGCTGCCCTGCAGGGCCAGTGCCAGCCACGCCAGAGATGAGTGCTCCTGCTCCACTCTGAGAGCGTTTCACACCTGCCTTCACAGAGACCAAGAGtgtgaggtcagaagggaccatcctgaacatccagtctgacctcccatGTAACAGGGGCCACAGGGCTTCCCTGAATTCATTCCTGTTTGAGCTAGAGCAGGTCTCTCAGAAACACCTCAGTCCTGACTGAAGAATAACACTTGGACACTTTATACTGAAGTCAGCGACTGCTCACGCGCCAAGCAGCAGGGAATCTGGCCAAGATGCTTCACAGCACTTGCCTAAGCATCCCTGCCCCTCACTCACTCACCTCATGCATTAGGTCGGCCCGCCCTACCCACAGCCCTGATGCCCAGGTGCCTCACCCGATGGGCCTTGCCGCCCCCCCTACAGCCCTACCATTGGGCACCTCACTCGATCGGCCTGCCCTCCCTGCAGCCTTGGCACCCAGGTGCCTTgccctccctgcagccctagcATGCAGGTGCCTCACCCAATTGGCCCGGCCTCTGGGGCCAAAGCGCCTCGCCCTCCCCGCAGCCCTGGGGCCTGGGTGCAAGACCTGATCAGCCTGTCCTCCCAGCAGCCATGTCACTCAGGCACCTTGCCTGAtgggcccctccccagccctggtgcTCAAACCCTTTGTTTGATGGGCCcaccctccatgtagccctggTGCCTCGCCCGATGGAGCCACCCTCCCCACAGCCATGGCGCCCAGGTGCCTCGTCCTCGCAGCAGTCCTAGCACTCATGCACCTCGCCCAGTGGGcccaccctccccacagccctggcgCACAGACAACTCACTTGATCAGCCCACCCGCCACGCAGCCCTGGTGCCTCACCTGATTGGcccaccctccccacagccctagcACCCAGATGCCCTACCAACTAGGCCTGCCAGCCCACAGCCCTAGCACCCAGGTCCTTCACCCAATCAGCTGGCCTGCCCACCTGCCCACCCCATGGTCCTAACACTCAGGCACCTCTCCCACTAGAACTGTCTGCCCAACCTCCCTGCAGCCCTAGCATTCCGGGCACCCTGCAGCCTctggtatacaggaggtcagactacatgatctcaATGGTTCCTTCTGCGCTTGGAATATGAAAAAGGCCCCTGGCGCACCAGTTCAGGTAAAGGTGTGACGCTGTATCAGGTTAGAGACATCGGTGCAACTCTGAGTGCAGACCCTCATCCACTCTCAGTCTGAACATGGCTGGCATCACTGCGAGCTAAACCAGGTGGAACCTGACATCAGCGTCCCCACACAAACACTGCACTTTGTGGCATGCTTTCAGCTAAACCGGTGCAACTCTGCGTATGGACCAGGCCATATGGAGAAGCATCGGCCTAAGAGAGTGTAAGGAGAGAACAACGCCAGAGCTTCCACTCTGCTTTACCACTAGATCAGAGCCTCCATTCAAGGAACATTAttaacttccttttttttaaactaaccaaTCAATTTTTTTAAGTCCTAACCCAGTTTCTGACAGAGCCCCCTTAATTGTGGGTCgtgccttaaagagacagccTGTGCCAGGGTTAAGAACTGCCTCTTCTCTCTCATGGGCACGAAGCTGGTATTTGCTCAGGGCAGTGGCTTTTTGGCTACAAATATCATCCCATGGCCAGAaagctggctgaggagccaggagcgGAGGTGAAGGCCAAGCATTCTTAACGTACTTGTTTGCCTCTCATATTCCCGGACGTCCCACTGTTTTCCTAGTGGTAGAAGTTGGATGTATGGAATGGTAACTGATGAGATCACTCTTCTCAGCTTGTGTGAGCTTTGTGGCACCCTCACTGTTCTGCTGGCTGCCAGGCCCCGCAGCAGTTTGGAAAGCATGCAGGTGGATCCCTGGGATGCTGCAGGAGGCATCCCTGCAAGTAGTGGCTTGTATGTGGTCCCATTTCCCAGGAATTCCCTTACTTGCTCTTTGGGCCCAACGCTGAAGTCCTGGAATTGACTTCATGGGGAGGGCGCATGAggcaggactgcaggatttgccTTGCATTGTCCCTTCCCCTGCAGACCACACTTACATGAGATTTGCCCCCTTTGCTCCAGCCAGGGTTCCTTGCACTGGGTCTGCACTCGCATGGGCCTAGAGCATTTGCACTTACCTGAGGTTGCTGTACCCCCGTTTCCCAGAGTCCACTCACCTAACTCATCTGCAAAGGAAATGAAAGCAAGAGCGTTTCTGATTCAGGTGTTTAAATGTTTACGTCTCaaaccagcccctccccacattaGAAGGGCTGAGTAAAGGCTGCCACCCACTCAGCTGGAGACAATACAACAGCAGATCCCAGAGAAAGAGTATGAGCACTTgttataactataaagggaagggtaacaactctACTGTATACAATTCTATAAAATCCCTTCTGGCCAGAGACACGAAAattctttttcctgtaaagggttaagaagctcaggtaacctggctgacacctgacccaaaggacaataaggggacaagatacttttaaatctagGGGTAGgggggaggcttttgtttgtgctctttgtttttaaaaagtttatgttTTTCTTAGGCATTTTAGCCACCACCTTTGTTAAGAGTCCACTGAGCTGCggcctcagctctaccatgtaccagtctgtagagatgctgtacccaaggcaggcccttttggAATTTTTTAAGACGGCCTCGGAATCATtgcctgccttgtaggtggggaattttttgGGATGGGAAGTGGTACCTGGAGAGGGTTTGCTAGGGTTGGCTGGTATATTTTGCCTAGCCCTTACCCTCTCTAACTTCAGGTtatgctctctctttttttttttctcctccatctttttttctttctcctttataGCTGTCGTGTGGGCAGCCTTTTTGGCTGTTTTTGCCTTTaaagctcttttgtgggcagcctcgtTGGCTTTTCTACTTTtttataagctttttttttttttttttttttttttttgagttttaaTACAAGCAgttttttatgatttttaaaatttttttgtgcttttagtctggccagctctagtttatTAGCGGCATTACTGGTAtttattttcctgcttttttgtgCTGGGTCACACCCCctttgcagttcactgaaactgggatgcactcaTCTTAGGGGCTGcttagttaacagagacttttATAGCATTCAGTGTTTAGCCTTTCTGGGTCTAAGCCAGTTATACTcgagagttagaaagaaaaaaaacaatttagcTTGTCACtgaaaaagatatataaaggggtggaagagaacgaaggaggaggagagccatcatgaagaatcccctagctacagggccgcccagaggattcaggggg includes the following:
- the RELB gene encoding transcription factor RelB isoform X1 translates to MAPLGGSLFLCLHMEAGHSEEYQFRPALSLGLARAVVRMEVGPSWLSSSPFSCLTLWFCPHPAEIIEELIKEDGFQPQAPPFLSKSSPKGTAKLVPRGSNPAVPTGMLRLMEPTGPSPLQGGLASFGSSHPAAARVLLPDSQRPLLSQSLSSLQLTPRLVPRGTTPPPASRPHWASPIRSPKEQLEDMLEPPTLVITEQPKQRGMRFRYECEGRSAGSILGESSTEASKTLPAIELLNCQKIPEVKVIACLVWKDWPYRIHPHSLVGKDCNNGLCEVTLRPQANPKHSFNNLGIQCVKKKEIEAAIEKKLQLGIDPFKAGSLKNHQEVDMNVVRICFQASYQEPSGQIRHFSPVLSEPIFDKKSTNTSELRICRMNKECGPCTGGEELYLLCDKVQKEDIAVVFRRDAWESKADFSQADVHRQIAIVFKTPPYQHLDILEPVEVEVYLQRLTDSVCSEPFHFTYLPKDHDAYGVHVKRKRGMPDVLEELSASDPHGIEAKKRKKKPGYMDHFLAPQAAEEGFALHPSLEHITVPEPFDFCLGPDYASYSCLNQRDMLPTACSPMELPGCLGAEFLLDTYSSAQSNAVPFLAPGDSSTGDIEGTASLVGSNMFPSQYKEAYERA